The Castanea sativa cultivar Marrone di Chiusa Pesio chromosome 4, ASM4071231v1 sequence TAGCTGCCACGTTTTCCAAACCAATTCCATCATCCAAAGAAGAGCTCCATAACAGCCTTACACATCAGTCACTCAATGTGCCCCAAACATAGAAATAAGTACAGACCACAACTCCTGAGCCACATCATAATGCACTAACAAATGCTCCATATTCTCACCTTTACATTTAATATATGCAAATCAATCCACCAATATAATTTCCTCTCTTCGAAAGATTGGCACATGTCAAAATTTTACCCCACATAATTGTCCATACAAAAAATGGAACCATTGTAGGAGCTATACTACACAACTCTTTAATGCAAAACCTCTTAAAACCTCATAATAAGAACATCAAGTTGACTATTGCTGATCAACCTCCAGCTCCAATGGTCAAGACCCTCTCTTCTTGGGATAGTAGCATAGAAAGTATCACCAATAATTCCACATGTTGATCTTGGTACTACACCATGCACGAAATTTTAAAAACCTCAAGGAGCTCCAATTTCCGGTCATTGATAGCtcatacaaaagaaaatattccaAGATCGTATCCCTGCTTCATATAGCCTAGAAATCTCTCCCAACCTGAACGGATGCTTCTCAAGACTACAACTATATGTTCTTCTTACAACCCTAGTTGTCCATTGACCCTAATCTTATCCATTATTTGGTCCGACAACCAATCTCCATTAATGATTTCCTTCCATCAGATATCTTCATAACCGTTTACCCAACAAAGCTTCATTAAATAAGCCCAATATGGTCACCCAAACCCAATATATTGTTGAATAAACAGTATTCCACTCCGCCAGATGTAATTCAAATTCATCCTCCAATCCTTCCAACAAAAAATTCCACTGCGACCTTTCCAATTTATTAGCCACATATGTAGGAATAGTAAAGAATGTTTTCATAACACAGCAACTGGTCTGGTTGTTCTCCCAATAGAACTActtaacaccaaaaaaaaaatcccaaatccaAATAGAACTTTTTAAAGCATCCTCAATGGGATCGTTACTTGGCTCTATGACTATCTAATCCCCAACAACGATCTAAACAGTAACTCACCACACTAGGCAAGACACTATAGCTGAGcaacttctctttctttttttaataatccaacatctctctctctctctctctctctctctctctctctctctctctctctctctctctctctctctctctctctctctctctcacacacatacacacacacacggtcATCCAACAACTCAAAATACAGCAAAATTCCAGCAACCACAAAGTGGTCAAACAATAACAGGGAAACACACACGGTGGCCTAAACAACACCCATGCAACAATCCCCCCACCCAAAAGCTCCCCCACACCTCTCAGATCTTCCCAAACCAGCAACCCAGATGCTCTCCACCATCACTCACAGAACCAGATCACTCAAACCACCCTCACTAGATTAAAACTCCCATCAGGCTCCCTTCCAGAAAcggaaaaagaataaaagaaatcaCTCAAAAGCCAAGAAAAGCCCACATACATTGTGTGATCCCCGAGAGTGTGAGATGAGAGATGGGTTTGTGAGGTGAAGGGAGGAGAGAGGGGGGAGGGGACAGCTGAAATGAGAAAAGGAATAATATAAtagtaaagaagaagatttAAATGGAGTAGAGAAAGAACAAAGATTTTGTTGGACAGTGTATTTGAAAAGGTGGAAAGCTTAAATAGAAAGCTgttttttagctaaaattttGGCTAGTTCATTGAGGATGCTTTTAATAACCTGATTTCAGACTTTTGGCTAGTTTCTTCCAAGACTCCAAGTTGTGCTGACAAAGCTTCATTCCTTAAATCAAAACATTCTTCTAAAAGGTTGATAAtttcttcactttttctctaagagggaaataaaaaaaatcaatcgtatctggattttttttttctcacatttaattgtaatttataattaattcaattaaaaacatAACTATTTGGCCAAAAGTTCAAATAGATTTTTCATTTGTGAATTTCTCTATCATAAAGTAGGAGAGTTAGACAACACAAGCAAGTACCTTGCACACAATATCTAGCATCTGGTAATTGCCACTCCACCTTGCTGAAGCATCCAGTGGAAATTTCCAACTACCTTCTTGATAGGCtgtagtaaatttaataaaatcttCAGTCATCTCTCCAGATGCATTTAACTCAAGTAAAAACTCCCGGATCTTAGAGATTACTGGTTTTGTGGTTCTCAATCCGTCATCTATGATCAAGTTCAAAGTACGAGCAGCACAGGGAATGTAACAAAAGGGACCCACTTTCTGACCATCAAGGTCCTCTTTCAAAGTGTGGCAGGCATGCACGGCAGTTTGACTGTTATCGTGGGTGCAGGAGAGGACTCTATTCTCAATATTGTACATCTTAAGAACCTTCACCAGGGAGTGATAAATCTCGGCACCCCCACAAGGTTGAGGTATGTGACAGATATCAAGAAGCAATTTTTGGAAAGACCAGTTCTCATCAATCCACTGACATGTGACACTCATATAACAAATCTGTTCGTAGGAAGTCCAGAAGTCAAGTGCGATGGAGACCTTAGAGGAAACCTGGTCCAAAGATGCTCTTACATCGTCCTGCATGCTTTTGAAAACTTCACGAAATACTGCTTTATACCTCTCACATGGCCAGAGTTGTATTGATGGGTTCAGAAACTTATAAGAATTTACCAACCACTTTTCTTCCAAGGTTGAAGGAGGGAGAGAAGCTACGATGAGCCACTTAATGAGCAACCAATTTAGATGATCATAATCCACATGGGACGCTTTTGCTTGAGGTTGAGATTTCTTGATTACAGTGGTGATGGGCTGTGGTGTTGAATTGCTGACAGCATCCCCTGACTTGTCATATCCTGGATGCCGATTACCCAGGTGCCTTCCCAAATTTCCTTCACcaataaaggaaaaatgaatgagatagatacaaaatttgacCACAACATGATAGGCTCAAAACCGGAGACAgatataagaaatataaattgGATAACACCccttttggttttggttttggtttggtgGGGTGGGGGTTTGTTTTTAACAGGCTTGCTTATATAACGTTCGGGGAAGGGGGATTTTCCATTTCCCATTATTAAATACTTCTTTATAAGCTCATGACCGGTCAAAGTTAATTGGCTTAGAGATAAATGAACAAGAAAGAGGAAGATGCAAATCCAGTTAACAAGTTGAGAGCGAGTGCAACTAATAGCCACTCATACAAGAAGAGCTGAGCTTCTTATGAAGCACATTGTAATAGTTTCGTAGATtgcttataaaaatatttggattTTGTTCATTGTAACCCTTGAATTTCTTAGACTAATTGCAAGGGATAAGAGAGAAAAGGTatcaaaataacattaatattatcaagaacaaaaacaacaagaaagCAGGTGCACAAAAAATTACCAGTGGCAGTTGCAATAGAATAGCTCTGTCCACAAAATTTGCACCTCCGACTTTTTCCATCAGGAGCTGTCTCAAAAAACTTGAGATAAACTGATGTCATTGTCTTCTTTCTCGGTTTAGCTGTAGTGACAGCATTTGCATTTCCCTTTTCTGAAGAACCCAATCCAATATCTATTGGATCAATGTTTGGAAGCAGTGCCATATCCATCACAGATTTGGGTTCCATATCTACATCAAGAACCAACAAATGAAAACAATCATAGATTCATAGGTTATTCATTATTGAAATTCCTAAGTGCAAAAGCCCAATATCCACattacaaacaaaataaatggcAAGTCCACTGCTCAATAAGGATTAGCTTGCAGTAaatgatcattaaaaaaaaaaaagggaatctTCTCCTACCAGAACGTCTGGAGATCAGTAGAACCATAAAAGAAACATCACTTCAAACAAACTGACACATATACATGTTAAGAACTAAGAAGCTCAAAAAGCCAGCAATAATCATAGACTTGTTCATATACATTTCTGATCAAGAATGAGATATGCTTTAACTACAGACCAAGTGTGGTAATAAGATATGTTCCCTTGTCAAAGAAAACAGCCTAATCTAAATGTTTGCTCCCCACAACTTCctctatgcaagtcttatgaagagttggaggttttttttctttgaacaaaAGAAGCCTACCTTCATTTACTATTAATACTAAAGATTGATATGATTGAAATAcaaatctatcaaaaaaaaaaatcctaaattgaTGCAAAAACAAAGAGAGGTGAGAGAGAAGGAAGTATGAGAAAGAGATCCACTAATGTGAATATAGTATATATCCATCTAGTTTTGCCAAATAACAaaatttccctttcttttctaaATTTCATTGAGGTTCTCACGTGAGTGCCTTAAAGCCTGTTTAAGGAACTTGCCTAGGCTCTAAAGGTGAGAGAACCTCGCTAAAGGCGCCTCGCTTCAAGGCTTTAAAGGCGCCTTAGTGGTGCCTTGCCTTGCCAGGCTTGGCTTTGACTACACTGATTAAGATGTAAGAATTAGCCTCTACCTTGCTTTAAGTATCTCAATATGTTTGACAAGTATTTCTTATATTGTCATACATGAAATTTGGCTTCTATGTAGTATAAATTACGCATAAATATTATGAAAGACAATGCTGTCTGCATAATATAATGGCAGTATAATTTATTCACGAAATAGCAATATCATTAGCAAGATATATTAATTCCAGTACCTTTGAAAGATTTAAATGCATTTGTTACGGACCAGTCCATTTGATTCCCTGCCTTCCCACTCACTGTTCCTGTCTAGAAGTCCAACATCaattgtgaggaaaaaaaaatcatatcttcactcttcaggaaaaaaaaaaattaaagatcaaatCTTTAGAATCcctatatatattacaaaaattaattgattatgctccccaaaaaatcaaattgtATAACAAATCTTGGGAACTTGATTACAATTGTATAAGTTACAAAATGAACGACAAAAGAAAGAggtgtaagaaaaaaaaaaaacacaggcATGTGACATAAATAAAACTAAgaacattatttatatttatcaattttCCATACATACATATAAGTACTGAAGCcattagaaactgaaaatagtGAGCTTCACAATCAGAGTTAGTAGGAACTATCAAGAACTAAGAAATGGAAGCCAAACAACATatgatatatattattatcatGGAAGCCAAAAAAAAGATTAGCAGCAGCTTATAGGCTCTTACCCCAAAATTCATTCGAATTGGAAGCACCACCAAAGGTCCTCCTCAATTCAAGTCCTCACTGCAAAGAAACACAATCTCAAAAAAAACTGAGGGTGGTAATCCGGTGACCGGGGGTCACTGACCGTGAAGTGGTGAAGTGAGGTGTGTGGTGGAATTGGGTGGTTGGAGACTGAGCATAACCAAGTGGGCAAAGAAAactgagaaagaaagaaataaagaaagaaagagagagagagagaagaaatggaGGGAGATGAAAGCTGAAAAAAGAAGGGATCAGCGGCGCTAGTACGTAGATCAAAGCCGGATCTAATTATCTTAGccgatagagagagagagagagagagagagagagagagaaagaaaagtagATGAGCTTTGAGTCTTTTGACTATGCAGAGCCTCTCAGCCTATCCCAGACTCAGCCGCGAGACAAAAAGAGAGACCCAACCCAACAAgcttcagatctgttttttgtTACCCTTCGTTCTTGTTTTGTTTATCTCAGACGGCTCACTCACTCAACCAAACGCACGCTTCTTGCTCTTAGTTGAGTCTTTGACGCCACCGTTTTTAATCAAAACTCATGACTCATGACTTATGACTTAGACTTGAGTGAGTGTCGGACAAAGGAACCGAGCCagctatggtttttttttttttaaatgcggttgtgtttttttgttgagCCCCAGGCCCAGCTAGCTTTCGTTCTGTTGGCTCTAAAACTAAAATCCATCAGCCTCGCTCCATGTCTCGAcccaatttcaaattaaacGTTCATTTCCGGATTTACTCactattttactctttttttttttttcccttctcgcTAAATATTCTTCATTTACTATTTACTGCAAtccctctccctttttttttttttttactattccctTTTAATAAAAGTggccattttcttttcttttttccgaATGCATCTattgaaaacatcaaaatttatTATCTATAATAGATTACTATTTAAGGAGTTTTTTTCTATTtggactagattttttttttttccaaaatatacCTACAGCCTACGTTTAAGTAAGGacaaaacttaataaaaatgcTTCTTTAACTTCCATTTAAAACGCTATCTACAAAACAAAACCACACTCCTAGGACCCTCGCGTTGGTTTTTAAACTCAAATTGTTTATTCTTCAGTTTTCTAATTCTCTCAATTCTatgttaattttcttttcaccattattatcattttttctatttgctCCTGCTCAACAGTATGTGTATGTCAATGTACtttggtcttttttattttggttttctaATTCATGAACAACATCTTatattctagaaaaaaaaaatcaaatatttgtgTAAAATAACCCTTATATTTCAACCTtatctttaatttctttcacaTATTTCTTTAAGGAGTGTGCACTAGGGTGTCTAACTTCAAGATTTTCATATCTAAACTTCAAGGAACATGCATTGGGGTGTAAATCTTCAAGATTTTCGTGTGCTTTGTCCTCCAACTCTAACAGActgtttggactttggacttGAAGTGTAGTCAATGACAAAAATGTAAGTATCTTTCATCATCTCTATTTAGAATGTCTCATGTGAGTTGGATTCTTTGTATTACAATTGCTTTTATGAGTTGTCATTCAGTATTTGCTTTcttatatttggtttatttttggtttccttactttattatcattatcattttcaaatcattatcttatcttaaaaaaataataataataaataaaagaaataaactcAGTCTGTCTCACGTTCTCTTATATTCCTTGTTTTTAATAACCACGTTTATTATATTCTCACTTTTCTTAGATATTgtgttaattttcttttccatggGTTGGTTTACCaatgagaaaattaaatttatgagGTAGATTTTGggaataaaatcatatatataaggTTCTCTATCTAAAATTCTAGGATAATTGTTGCTTACTTTGTATCAAAAAAGGATTGTTTTATCTCCAAAAATGATGGCTTTGTTTCTTATCAAAGAAAAAGTGATGCTCAACTTCAGATACCTTAACCTGAAGGTAAGTGGATTAAAGTCATGCCACTTGGGATTTTACCAAAACTTTCCCATCCCACCTCACAGTTTATTTGTGGCATTGTTTGTGGAACTGGAACTTATCTGAAACTTATTTTGCTTGTTGTGAATCATTAAtgctttaaaattttgagttctaTTTTGTGAACTTATTTTTCCACGTTTTCAAATATGAGATCTCATCACATGCACGTGGTTTTTTTATATTCACGTTTTCATATATAAgttgtatttgaattttgaacttaAATTGGTTTTATAAACCTCAAATTGATATTTGTAGCATTGTTCTATTTGAActcaaattagttttttaaaactcaaattgattttttttttaaacaaatttagtTGAATGCTGACTTAgagtttagaaagaaaaaaaaaaaacaaaaactttattattttatcgtGATTTAGAGtctgaaagggaaaaaaaaatttaactcccacataaaatactgcctacaaaataggaccacactttgttatcattattctttccatatcattatcttatcttatcttttcgtttcttttcttttcttttcttttctttggtcaGATTGATGGGTATTTAATATTTCTCTAATTAATCAGTATTTTTTAAAGAGTATGAATGatatattttcatttgtctttttttttcttttttttttctgtggtTCTTGGGTTTGACTCATTATTTAGTGTATGTGTTCTAAGTAGTGCTCAATCTTCCtcctattatttttgttttttgtttttcttacatttaaGCCTTGCTCTctattgttttgtatttttttaaataattttgttaaattgcATAGCAGGCACATTGGATGAATTCGGGTGAGCAAAGTGGTAGTCAATCTATCAAGTAGTTGTTAaagatcattttttttgtaaatatccTACTTATGTATGcctatatttattaatttgtgtAACGTTGATagcccttcttttttttatagtttttttaagcatacaaaaatttaattatggaTGTGTACTAAGTGCCTATCTGTTTGgattaaatataattacataaatacatttaaaaaattgaataaaaaaaatttatgtgtttACAACTTGAGAGTCTTtagcatttgaaatttttttatggttgtgGATGTGTAATAACTAGCTACCTTTTAGCACTAAGTGGCCAccttttaggattttttaaaacaaaaaattgataatgctcatttaaaaaaaaatgataattgtgACACTTTATGACCGGTATATCTTCTTCTGTCATTACAAAGTTCGCAATTCAAAAGgaataattttcattcattaatCTTTTGGGCTtgggttcaaaaaaaaaaaaaaatagatgcatcaaaaaaaattacatcactTTATATTAAACTTAGAAAATAGGTGGACTTCTCAAATGGTATTCTTGGtgttttaagaaattaatactgtttaaattttcttttcttttttcaactgAGCCTTAATCCTATTTCTAgctttgttaaaattaaatctGATGGTGTGATAgacattaaaaattatatattacacaTTTACACTTAAAATCAGCTACTAATCAATTTTAATCCAAcctaacaatataattttatactagcctctgagcactcGTTTATGcgtgtgctcagaggctagtttgACCTAAAAGTCATTTCCCTTCCCCCCTAAGTTACATTGTTTTACCGACGTAGTTTCACACTCACATTGTCACAACTATCTTATGTGACAGAATTTGATTGACTGTATGACACTATCGCAAagactcatcatttttttctcaaccaCTTACGGTTTGccatgtaaaaaaattataacaaagtgCATGACACTAGCATTATAAAACATTGTACCGAATCAACTTTTAATAAACTTTTGGTTCAATTCTAGCCAACATTTTCTACTTTAACTAAAACATTATTCACATATCTTTACATCAAACTCATTATTTTTTGTGGATTCTTGTTAGCTCATTTGGTAAAGTTTCCTGTTgtcaaataaaagatttgagatttaaaatctaCTTATATCATAAACTGATTAATGTCTTAGCATAATACTGTAATAATTAGCAATCATCATGAAGTAGAcataatatattgaaattttattgtatctaGAAGTATATAAATAAAAGCATAACCACTTTTTATATCctgtctttttttcttcacttaatttattctttctatcctgtttttatttcatttaatttattcttacaATTGCAAAGACCAAAATACAACTCCTgacaaacataaacaaattatGAGGTTTATCCATGACGACATGACTTGGAAATtcgttggaaaaaaaaaaaaaaaaaaacccatcaagcATTCAAGCtcattgaaattttatttttgatttacAAGCTCATGGAAATTTCCACTTTCTCAAAGTGGAAATTTGAGAAAGTAAACCccatttataattttcaatgttctttgtaaaaatgttttttttaacaatgtttttttttttttttgttaaacttttttaaaatgttgtaataatataagaattttcttcatttctttttcttgtatatGTAACTCTTTTCCCCCCTCGTCACTAGGTAATTagagtaatttttttagtaatattaaattattaatgcaccagtcttttgataaaaaatggaaagaaattaCTTTgtatcaatgttttttttttaataaatttattataatcatacttataatgaagaaaaaaatgttgaatttagTACACAAAACTGtacctatctctctctctctaacttctTGTTGCATAGTTGTACCACCCGCTCCCCCATCTTTGGTTTTGACCGTCTCAAAGGGCCGCTCCATCTCCAATTCCAACCACATCAAGCtattttttatcttgttttcc is a genomic window containing:
- the LOC142631728 gene encoding putative AC transposase isoform X1 — translated: MNFGTGTVSGKAGNQMDWSVTNAFKSFKDMEPKSVMDMALLPNIDPIDIGLGSSEKGNANAVTTAKPRKKTMTSVYLKFFETAPDGKSRRCKFCGQSYSIATATGNLGRHLGNRHPGYDKSGDAVSNSTPQPITTVIKKSQPQAKASHVDYDHLNWLLIKWLIVASLPPSTLEEKWLVNSYKFLNPSIQLWPCERYKAVFREVFKSMQDDVRASLDQVSSKVSIALDFWTSYEQICYMSVTCQWIDENWSFQKLLLDICHIPQPCGGAEIYHSLVKVLKMYNIENRVLSCTHDNSQTAVHACHTLKEDLDGQKVGPFCYIPCAARTLNLIIDDGLRTTKPVISKIREFLLELNASGEMTEDFIKFTTAYQEGSWKFPLDASARWSGNYQMLDIVCKASKSIDAVIRKYEERLGNGMLLNSTEKNAVNIVHQYLEPFYKTTTNICTSKVPTIGLVLFFMDHISETIAVCRDSRLSPDWLKNAAEDMAIKARNYNNQVCNIFTYMTAILDPRIKGELISESLSSENYLEEARTHFMRYYSTSHFPSMTSGYNAQEIEDGGSVSFAEEIARKKRRVSLSTATDELTQYLSEPPAPIPTDVLEWWKVNSTRYPRLSVMARDFLAVQATSVAPEELFCSKADEIDKQRFCMPHDSTQALLCIRSWTHGGIKLKLKSTEIDYERLMELAASAAADHSTTGSDKKQK
- the LOC142631728 gene encoding putative AC transposase isoform X2; this translates as MDWSVTNAFKSFKDMEPKSVMDMALLPNIDPIDIGLGSSEKGNANAVTTAKPRKKTMTSVYLKFFETAPDGKSRRCKFCGQSYSIATATGNLGRHLGNRHPGYDKSGDAVSNSTPQPITTVIKKSQPQAKASHVDYDHLNWLLIKWLIVASLPPSTLEEKWLVNSYKFLNPSIQLWPCERYKAVFREVFKSMQDDVRASLDQVSSKVSIALDFWTSYEQICYMSVTCQWIDENWSFQKLLLDICHIPQPCGGAEIYHSLVKVLKMYNIENRVLSCTHDNSQTAVHACHTLKEDLDGQKVGPFCYIPCAARTLNLIIDDGLRTTKPVISKIREFLLELNASGEMTEDFIKFTTAYQEGSWKFPLDASARWSGNYQMLDIVCKASKSIDAVIRKYEERLGNGMLLNSTEKNAVNIVHQYLEPFYKTTTNICTSKVPTIGLVLFFMDHISETIAVCRDSRLSPDWLKNAAEDMAIKARNYNNQVCNIFTYMTAILDPRIKGELISESLSSENYLEEARTHFMRYYSTSHFPSMTSGYNAQEIEDGGSVSFAEEIARKKRRVSLSTATDELTQYLSEPPAPIPTDVLEWWKVNSTRYPRLSVMARDFLAVQATSVAPEELFCSKADEIDKQRFCMPHDSTQALLCIRSWTHGGIKLKLKSTEIDYERLMELAASAAADHSTTGSDKKQK